The following are encoded together in the Arthrobacter sp. Y-9 genome:
- the mmsB gene encoding multiple monosaccharide ABC transporter permease: protein MNALKKIFGGDTRQFGMIFALVFLIVFFQILTGGITLTPENVINLFNGNSYILILAIGMVLVIIAGHIDLSVGSVAAFVGISVALIVRDWGVPSWVGILIGLLLGAIVGAWQGFWVAYIGIPAFIVTLAGMLLFRGLNQLLGKSNTIPVPGDFQTIGAGYLPEIGPDTGYNNLTLLLGLAAIAAIIWGELRRRKAAQALGADVDEMWVVVTRLVLICGAIAYATYLFATGRPGTSFPVPGIILAVLVLVYGFITSRTVVGRHIYAVGGNKHAAELSGVQAKRIDFLVMMNMSILAGLAGMIFVARSTASGPFDGVGWELDAIAAVFIGGAAVSGGVGTVVGSIVGGLVMALLNNGLQLMSVGADWTQIIKGLVLLVAVAFDVYNKSQGKRSITGLLLKNFGSKTETKAA from the coding sequence ATGAACGCACTCAAAAAGATCTTCGGCGGCGACACCCGTCAGTTCGGCATGATCTTCGCCCTCGTCTTCCTGATCGTCTTCTTCCAGATCCTGACCGGCGGCATCACCCTCACGCCCGAAAACGTGATCAACCTCTTCAACGGCAACTCCTACATCCTGATCCTCGCGATCGGGATGGTGCTCGTCATCATCGCCGGGCACATCGACCTCTCGGTCGGCTCGGTGGCGGCCTTCGTAGGCATCAGCGTCGCCCTGATCGTCCGGGACTGGGGCGTCCCCTCCTGGGTGGGCATCCTGATCGGCCTGCTGCTGGGCGCGATCGTGGGAGCGTGGCAGGGCTTCTGGGTGGCCTACATCGGCATCCCCGCGTTCATCGTCACGCTGGCCGGCATGCTCCTCTTCCGCGGTCTGAACCAGCTGCTCGGCAAGTCCAACACCATCCCGGTCCCGGGTGACTTCCAGACCATCGGCGCCGGCTACCTCCCGGAGATCGGGCCGGACACCGGATACAACAACCTCACCCTGCTCCTGGGCCTCGCCGCCATCGCCGCCATCATCTGGGGCGAGCTGCGCCGCCGCAAGGCCGCGCAGGCCCTCGGCGCCGACGTCGACGAGATGTGGGTCGTCGTCACCCGTCTGGTGCTCATCTGCGGCGCCATCGCCTACGCGACGTACCTCTTCGCCACCGGCCGTCCGGGCACGTCCTTCCCGGTGCCGGGCATCATCCTCGCGGTCCTCGTCCTGGTCTACGGCTTCATCACCTCCCGCACGGTCGTCGGCCGCCACATCTACGCCGTCGGCGGCAACAAGCACGCAGCCGAGCTCTCCGGCGTACAGGCAAAGCGCATCGACTTCCTGGTCATGATGAACATGTCGATCCTGGCGGGTCTGGCCGGCATGATCTTCGTCGCCCGGTCCACCGCCTCCGGCCCGTTCGACGGTGTGGGCTGGGAGCTCGACGCCATCGCGGCCGTGTTCATCGGTGGCGCAGCGGTCTCCGGCGGTGTGGGCACCGTGGTGGGCTCCATCGTCGGTGGTCTCGTCATGGCCCTGCTGAACAACGGTCTGCAGCTCATGAGCGTGGGCGCCGACTGGACCCAGATCATCAAGGGTCTGGTGCTCCTGGTCGCCGTCGCGTTCGACGTCTACAACAAGTCCCAGGGCAAGCGGTCCATCACCGGCCTGCTGCTCAAGAACTTCGGATCCAAAACCGAAACCAAGGCCGCCTGA